The following are encoded together in the Nymphaea colorata isolate Beijing-Zhang1983 chromosome 14, ASM883128v2, whole genome shotgun sequence genome:
- the LOC126409222 gene encoding uncharacterized protein LOC126409222 isoform X4, whose protein sequence is MHNRRRRLARKNTRSASFGCIKRIIGSSSLKPHNVALIPISFEECCQQNFRVAALPVPMLRGSWTCLQGQLGRRIYGKILETGDHDADMEHWLK, encoded by the exons ATGCACAACAGAAGAAGACGCCTCGCGAGGAAGAACACCAGGTCGGCATCGTTCGGCTGCATCAAACGAATCATTGG TTCTTCATCGTTGAAACCCCACAACGTTGCCCTAATTCCCATTTCGTTTGAG GAATGTTGTCAACAAAATTTTAGAGTTGCAGCTCTGCCAGTTCCAATGTTGCGAGGAAGTTGGACATGTCTGCAAGGACAG ttaggaAGGCGCATTTATGGGAAAATACTCGAAACAGGGGATCATGATGCAGATATGGAACATTGGCTG AAATAG
- the LOC126409222 gene encoding uncharacterized protein LOC126409222 isoform X1: MHNRRRRLARKNTRSASFGCIKRIIGSSSLKPHNVALIPISFEECCQQNFRVAALPVPMLRGSWTCLQGQHGQQGRALHPRCLPATVGAWTSLTRQHFAIQRGMSSHPALNALAARRELGNGNPDLAHLTAFSTLQ, from the exons ATGCACAACAGAAGAAGACGCCTCGCGAGGAAGAACACCAGGTCGGCATCGTTCGGCTGCATCAAACGAATCATTGG TTCTTCATCGTTGAAACCCCACAACGTTGCCCTAATTCCCATTTCGTTTGAG GAATGTTGTCAACAAAATTTTAGAGTTGCAGCTCTGCCAGTTCCAATGTTGCGAGGAAGTTGGACATGTCTGCAAGGACAG CATGGACAGCAAGGTCGGGCACTCCACCCTCGATGCTTGCCCGCGACGGTTGGGGCCTGGACCTCCCTTACTAGACAGCATTTTGCTATCCAACGAGGGATGTCGAGCCACCCCGCCCTCAATGCCCTCGCTGCTCGGCGAGAGTTGGGAAATGGGAACCCCGACCTTGCTCATCTGACAGCATTCTCAACTCTCCAGTGA
- the LOC126409222 gene encoding uncharacterized protein LOC126409222 isoform X2: MHNRRRRLARKNTRSASFGCIKRIIGSSSLKPHNVALIPISFEVFPHRRNVVNKILELQLCQFQCCEEVGHVCKDSMDSKVGHSTLDACPRRLGPGPPLLDSILLSNEGCRATPPSMPSLLGESWEMGTPTLLI; the protein is encoded by the exons ATGCACAACAGAAGAAGACGCCTCGCGAGGAAGAACACCAGGTCGGCATCGTTCGGCTGCATCAAACGAATCATTGG TTCTTCATCGTTGAAACCCCACAACGTTGCCCTAATTCCCATTTCGTTTGAGGTATTTCCCCACCGTAG GAATGTTGTCAACAAAATTTTAGAGTTGCAGCTCTGCCAGTTCCAATGTTGCGAGGAAGTTGGACATGTCTGCAAGGACAG CATGGACAGCAAGGTCGGGCACTCCACCCTCGATGCTTGCCCGCGACGGTTGGGGCCTGGACCTCCCTTACTAGACAGCATTTTGCTATCCAACGAGGGATGTCGAGCCACCCCGCCCTCAATGCCCTCGCTGCTCGGCGAGAGTTGGGAAATGGGAACCCCGACCTTGCTCATCTGA
- the LOC126409222 gene encoding uncharacterized protein LOC126409222 isoform X3 — MHNRRRRLARKNTRSASFGCIKRIIGNVVNKILELQLCQFQCCEEVGHVCKDSMDSKVGHSTLDACPRRLGPGPPLLDSILLSNEGCRATPPSMPSLLGESWEMGTPTLLI; from the exons ATGCACAACAGAAGAAGACGCCTCGCGAGGAAGAACACCAGGTCGGCATCGTTCGGCTGCATCAAACGAATCATTGG GAATGTTGTCAACAAAATTTTAGAGTTGCAGCTCTGCCAGTTCCAATGTTGCGAGGAAGTTGGACATGTCTGCAAGGACAG CATGGACAGCAAGGTCGGGCACTCCACCCTCGATGCTTGCCCGCGACGGTTGGGGCCTGGACCTCCCTTACTAGACAGCATTTTGCTATCCAACGAGGGATGTCGAGCCACCCCGCCCTCAATGCCCTCGCTGCTCGGCGAGAGTTGGGAAATGGGAACCCCGACCTTGCTCATCTGA
- the LOC126409250 gene encoding uncharacterized protein LOC126409250, whose product MDRRIGRFFFASSLPFNVARSPYWKDVVTGLANCSLSGYVPPSSEKLRTVILAEEKANIEKLLEKNFSWIQYGVSIVSEGWTNIQRRLLINFIAYSLDGPIFLKCVDASGEYKDAEYLKGLFIEVIKEVGEDNVVQLITDNAPVCQRAGMNLASDPKYSHIFWTPCVAHSINLALKSICNPSKDDPNAGFLCSWIEELEHDVRNIRNFVVNHNNALAIFNRHSDLKLLKVAETRFASIIVMIKRIKQVKHALTLMVTDNDWEFYRNDDIVKAQEIKKCILEDEWWDKVTYFLQFTEPIWQMLREVDKEGPMLHKVYDMWDNMIEKIQNIIFRHEKKNVALDGSEFFDHVHRILVTRWNKSNNPLHCMAHSLNPKYYGQTWLAGGTDRVPPNRDPEISKNREICLGSLYSDFHRLKIINNEFAIFSGGRNDSIQAAMARDEKDHVNWWLCFGASTPNLQQLALKLLSQPATSSCCERNWSTYSQIHNIKRNKLTSKQAEDLVYVHSNLHLLSRTSNDYRIIQVLGC is encoded by the exons atggatagaaggatcggaaggttcttttttgcaagttcacttccttttaatgtagccagaagtccttattggaaagatgttgttacaggtttgGCTAATTGCAGCTTGAGTGGTTATGTACCCCCGAGTTCAGAGAAGTTAAGAACAGTAATTCTtgcagaagagaaggcaaacattgaaaaattattagagaagaatTTTTCGTGGAtacaatatggagtatccattgtttctgaGGGGTGGACTAATATACAAAGGCGGctactgataaattttattgcttattcgcttgatggaccaatcttcttgaaatgtgttgatgcatctggggagtataaagatgctgagtatttaaaagggctatttatagaagtcatcaaagaagtgggtgaagataatgttgtgcaacttattactgataatgctccagtttgccaacgagcaggaatgaatttggcaagtgatcccaaatatagtcacatattctggactccttgtgtagcacacagtataaatctagcacttaaaagtatttgcaacccatcaaaagatgatccaaatgccggtttcttgtgttcatggattgaggagcttgagcatgatgtcagaaacatcagaaattttgttgtaaaccacaacaatgctcttgctatatttaataggcattctgatttgaaattgttgaaggtagcagagactcgttttgcatccattatcgtaatgataaaaagaataaagcaggtgaaacatgcattaacacttatggtgactgacaatgattgggaGTTTTATCGGAATGATGACATCGTGAaggctcaagaaattaaaaaatgcattttagaagatgaatggtgggataaagttacatattttctgcagtttacagagcctatttggcagatgctgagagaagttgataaagaagggcccatgcttcataaagtttatgatatgtgggataacatgattgaaaaaattcaaaacatcatttttagacatgagaaaaagaatgttgcacttgatggttctgagtttttcgatcatgtgcatagaattttagtaacaagatggaacaaaagcaataaccctttgcattgtatggcacactctttaaatcccaaatactatggacaaacatggttggcaggaggtactgatcgtgttcctcctaatcgagatccagaaatatcaaaaaatagggagatatgtttgggaagtCTGTATTCTGATTTTCATCGGttaaagataataaataatgagtttgcgatcttctctggtggaagaaatgattcaatacaagctgcaatggcaagagatgaaaaagatcatgttaattggtggttgtgttttggagcatcgacaccaaatctccaacaacttgcgctgaagttattatctcaacctgcaacctcttcatgttgtgaaagaaattggagcacttattctcaaattcacaacatcaagagaaataagctaactagtaagcaagcagaagatttagtttatgtccactccaacctacacttactttcacgtacttccaatgattacag gatcatccaagtattgggatgttaa